Proteins from one Armatimonadota bacterium genomic window:
- a CDS encoding MFS transporter, with the protein MLRADMAPPSSVVMCPSAGAPVGPVSPPTLSTPRARAMLVLSWLAGFNCRAPLLAAGPLLPLVIRDLHLSATAAGALTGVPLFAMAALSVPGGLLVDRAGPWRVLMAAQLAIAVGGGLRGAAGGALTLLVPAALLGAGISLSQPALARVSQVALPGRAAVATAVYVNGLILGVLAGTTLSTTALLALVGPASWRGVCALWALPGLAAAAGWAVLRRAGSHESPSAVAARSPAGWRVPGFAPVVVAFAAQAMIFYGAITWLPEFYVTRGWSVAAAAVPVTAVAAASVAVSVLAPVLVAASGGYRTPFVIAAALAGAGQVGVALAPAAGTAWGALIGAGTTLAFALGLAAAADLVPADRVGAATGLMLTAGHGAATAAPLLLGAARDLSGGFTAGWVLMVGAAAALAAAACRVPEGRRQPGRAGDR; encoded by the coding sequence ATGCTGCGCGCCGACATGGCGCCGCCATCATCGGTCGTGATGTGTCCGTCTGCGGGTGCGCCGGTCGGGCCGGTGTCGCCGCCCACCCTGTCTACCCCCCGCGCCCGCGCGATGCTGGTCCTGTCCTGGCTGGCCGGCTTCAACTGCCGGGCGCCGCTGCTGGCCGCCGGGCCGCTGCTGCCGCTGGTGATCCGCGACCTGCACCTGTCGGCGACCGCCGCCGGAGCGCTGACCGGCGTCCCGCTGTTCGCCATGGCGGCGCTGTCGGTTCCGGGCGGTCTGCTGGTGGACCGCGCGGGTCCCTGGCGGGTCCTGATGGCCGCCCAGCTGGCCATCGCCGTGGGCGGGGGGTTGCGCGGCGCGGCGGGAGGGGCCCTGACGCTGCTGGTGCCGGCTGCGTTGCTGGGGGCGGGGATCAGCCTGTCCCAGCCGGCGCTGGCGCGCGTGTCCCAGGTCGCCCTCCCCGGCCGGGCGGCGGTGGCGACGGCAGTGTACGTCAACGGGCTGATCCTGGGAGTCCTGGCGGGCACCACACTCTCCACCACCGCCCTGCTGGCGCTGGTGGGCCCCGCGTCCTGGCGCGGGGTGTGCGCCCTGTGGGCCCTGCCCGGCCTGGCCGCGGCGGCCGGATGGGCGGTCCTGCGTCGGGCGGGCTCGCACGAGTCGCCCTCAGCAGTGGCGGCGCGATCGCCCGCCGGCTGGCGCGTCCCGGGGTTTGCGCCGGTGGTCGTGGCATTCGCGGCGCAGGCGATGATCTTCTACGGGGCGATCACGTGGCTGCCGGAGTTCTACGTCACCCGCGGCTGGTCGGTGGCCGCCGCCGCTGTCCCGGTGACGGCGGTGGCGGCGGCCTCGGTGGCCGTCAGCGTCCTGGCCCCGGTCCTGGTGGCGGCGTCCGGGGGCTATCGGACGCCGTTTGTGATCGCCGCGGCGCTGGCGGGAGCGGGACAGGTGGGCGTGGCGCTGGCTCCGGCCGCCGGCACAGCCTGGGGAGCGTTGATCGGGGCGGGGACCACCCTCGCGTTCGCCCTGGGCCTGGCGGCAGCCGCCGACCTGGTGCCTGCGGACCGGGTGGGCGCGGCCACGGGACTGATGCTGACCGCAGGTCACGGCGCCGCCACGGCCGCCCCCCTGCTGCTGGGCGCCGCCCGGGACCTCTCGGGAGGCTTCACCGCCGGGTGGGTGCTGATGGTCGGCGCGGCCGCCGCCCTGGCCGCGGCGGCCTGCCGCGTGCCAGAGGGACGCCGACAGCCGGGGCGTGCGGGAGACCGCTAG